One window of the Pseudofrankia sp. DC12 genome contains the following:
- a CDS encoding ATP-binding protein, whose product MTDSGDRLRRIDRTPGGPRGPVALLAQRPAPAERVAAARFPLTDEAVPAVRKGTVETLTAWSVDADAVAVAETVACELVANGVQASKPGDEYGAVRLTASNGTVVIEVWNRDHGSVPRLTPPDVDSETGRGLQLVDALCSQWHSYRAASGGIVVRAEL is encoded by the coding sequence ATGACCGACTCCGGCGACCGATTGCGGCGCATAGACCGCACTCCCGGCGGCCCGCGAGGACCTGTCGCGCTGCTCGCTCAGCGTCCTGCACCGGCCGAGCGGGTCGCTGCCGCTCGATTCCCACTGACCGATGAGGCCGTGCCGGCGGTGCGGAAGGGCACGGTCGAAACATTGACCGCATGGTCGGTCGATGCGGACGCCGTCGCGGTTGCTGAGACCGTCGCCTGCGAGCTAGTCGCGAATGGCGTCCAAGCGAGCAAGCCCGGCGACGAGTACGGGGCTGTACGGCTGACCGCGAGCAACGGCACGGTCGTCATCGAAGTCTGGAACCGCGACCACGGATCCGTACCGCGCCTGACCCCGCCCGACGTCGACAGCGAGACAGGCCGTGGCCTGCAGCTGGTCGACGCGCTGTGCAGCCAGTGGCATTCCTACCGGGCGGCGTCGGGCGGGATCGTCGTGCGCGCGGAGTTATGA
- a CDS encoding tyrosine-type recombinase/integrase: MQREVRVSATGLPGSARLEIVENVVPLDQAGTTFEAMLSGWARQQRARFLREAETIAPRLALVRRLVAFSGLFPWEWTPAEGEAFISDRRSGSRPVSVSTARGYEVALRMFCEYVTDPRYEWPRVCEERFGRCPAQIFHEWNSVAHVVEYEGSAGRRPLTYDEVQALFDAADGLVEEIRGRGRKGALPAMRDAALLKTIYAFGLRRREARGLDLTDLRRSPKTAQYGQYGALFVRYGKASRGSPPKRRTVLTVPEMDWVVEVLAHWVGELRPLFGPGPLTALWVTERASRISTRGVNEAFETARRAAGLPAELDLHCLRHSYVTHLVEFDYPERFVAEQVGHRCTSTTAIYTGVSDEYRNRLVRRSLERHEELWERAQ; encoded by the coding sequence ATGCAACGGGAGGTTCGGGTGAGTGCGACCGGGTTGCCTGGTTCGGCTCGTTTGGAGATTGTGGAGAACGTTGTCCCTTTGGATCAGGCGGGGACGACGTTTGAGGCGATGCTGTCAGGCTGGGCACGTCAGCAGCGCGCGCGGTTCCTGCGGGAGGCGGAGACGATAGCGCCGCGGCTGGCGCTGGTGAGGCGGCTGGTGGCGTTCAGCGGGCTGTTCCCGTGGGAGTGGACGCCGGCGGAGGGCGAGGCGTTCATCAGCGATCGGCGGTCCGGTTCTCGCCCGGTATCCGTGTCGACGGCGCGCGGGTACGAAGTTGCGCTGCGGATGTTCTGCGAGTACGTCACGGACCCTCGCTACGAGTGGCCGCGGGTCTGTGAGGAGCGGTTCGGCCGGTGCCCTGCGCAGATCTTCCATGAGTGGAACAGCGTGGCGCATGTCGTCGAGTACGAGGGGTCGGCGGGCAGGCGGCCGTTGACATACGACGAGGTGCAGGCGTTGTTCGACGCCGCGGACGGGCTCGTCGAGGAGATCCGGGGCCGGGGCCGCAAGGGCGCGTTGCCGGCGATGCGTGACGCCGCCCTACTCAAGACGATCTACGCGTTCGGCCTCCGGCGCCGGGAGGCGCGTGGTCTGGATCTGACGGACCTGCGGCGGTCTCCGAAAACGGCGCAATACGGGCAGTATGGCGCGCTGTTCGTCCGATACGGGAAGGCGTCCCGTGGCAGCCCGCCGAAACGGCGAACGGTGTTGACGGTTCCCGAGATGGACTGGGTCGTCGAGGTGCTCGCGCACTGGGTCGGCGAGCTGCGGCCGTTGTTCGGGCCGGGGCCTCTGACGGCGCTGTGGGTGACCGAACGTGCGAGCAGGATCTCCACGCGAGGCGTCAACGAGGCGTTCGAGACCGCGCGGCGGGCAGCGGGGCTGCCCGCGGAGCTTGACCTGCACTGCCTGCGGCATTCCTACGTCACGCACCTTGTTGAGTTCGACTATCCCGAGCGGTTCGTCGCCGAGCAGGTCGGGCACCGGTGCACCTCGACGACCGCGATTTACACGGGTGTCTCGGACGAGTACCGCAATCGGTTGGTGCGTCGGTCGCTGGAGCGGCACGAAGAGTTGTGGGAGCGTGCCCAGTGA
- a CDS encoding helix-turn-helix transcriptional regulator yields MIRKMGYRWNLRKVMADRGLFQTSDLVPLLAERGVHLSREQVFRLVTQPPQRLSMDTLAALCDILAATPNDLVDIEVVNVQVAKAAGQARPVPTGRRTVVRRPGLP; encoded by the coding sequence GTGATACGGAAGATGGGCTATCGCTGGAACCTGCGGAAAGTCATGGCCGACCGTGGCCTGTTCCAGACAAGTGACCTGGTGCCGCTGCTGGCCGAACGGGGTGTTCACCTGTCTCGGGAGCAGGTCTTCCGGCTGGTGACCCAGCCGCCGCAGCGGCTGTCGATGGATACTCTCGCCGCGTTGTGCGACATCCTCGCCGCGACTCCCAACGACCTTGTCGACATCGAGGTCGTCAACGTTCAGGTCGCCAAGGCGGCCGGGCAGGCGCGGCCGGTGCCGACCGGCCGGCGCACCGTCGTCCGCCGACCGGGCCTGCCGTGA